From Gracilimonas sp.:
ATGTTTGTGCTGGTAGCCATGACTGTGATGGCTTTGGAAGGAGCCGTCGGCTTTGCCATTGCCACTCAGCGGTTCCGTACCTCGGGAACGGTTGAAATGGAAGAATCAGCAGAATTAAAAGGATAGTACCTATATGGCAGCAATATTACTTACCATATTAGCTCCACTGGCGGCAAGTGCCTGGATTATCGTAACCCGGAAAAAAATAGGGTATGCAGCCTTAACCGGGGCAGCAGGCTCTCTGGCCGGTTCGATACTGCTTTTTATGGCCGCTTTGAACGGCGCTGTTACTCAACTGCAATTTACCGGGCTTCCGGGAATGCCCTTTCGCCTCGAAGCCACAGAAATGGCGGCCGTACTTGCTCTGGTTGTCGCTGTGATTACCACCTTCATTTTAGTGTATGCCATCGGGTATATGAAAGAAGAAAAAGGAAAACTCCGTTTCTGGAGCGGCATAACGCTTTTTATGGGGGCCATGCAGTTGTTGGTGTTAGCCGGAGACTGGATCTTGTTTGTGATAGCCTGGGAGGTTATGGGCTTTGCCTCCTATTTGCTGATCGGCACCTGGTACTGGAAGAAAGAAGCTGGTGACGCCGCAAACAAAGCGTTTATTATGAACCGGGTGGCCGACCTCGGGCTCTATGTCGGGGTATTCGTGATCATTCTTGCCGGCGGGTCCAGCCAGATTTTAGCTGAACCCGTACAGGGCGTTTCTGTAGTGGGAACCCTGGCTCTGCTGCTGGCGGTAATGGGTAAATCGGCACAGGTTCCTTTCCAGAGCTGGCTTTCGGCAGCCATGGCGGGCCCAACACCTGTTTCGGCCCTGCTGCATTCGGCCACAATGGTGGCGGCAGGTATTATTCTGCTGCTTAAAGCCTTCCCTCTTTTCCCGCCGGACGCTCTTTTCTTGATCGGCTTAGTGGGAGGAATAACCATCCTGCTCGCCGGTGCAACTGCCATATTTTCCGAAGATATCAAACGTATGCTTGCCGCGTCCACCTCAAGTCAGCTTGGTTTTATGGCGCTGGCTATTGGCGCCGGGTATCCGGCCGCGGCCCTGGCCCACCTGATTGCCCACGCTTTCATGAAAAGCAGCTTGTTCCTGGGAGCCGGAATCTTTCAGCACGAAATGCATTCCACAAATTACGAAAAGCTCAAAGGCTCAGGAAAGAAACTGAAACTGGCTTTTTCAGGATTCGCCGTGTCCGGGCTGGCCCTGGCCGGGATCCCTCCATTAATCGGCTTTTGGTCGAAGGATGCCATCCTGACGGCAGGCCTGCAGGCCGACCCGGCCTCATGGTACTTTTCCGCTGTGCTGATTGGAGCTTTTTTTACTGCTATCTATATGGGCCGCGCATTCGGAATTTTATGGAAAGGACACAGCGAACCGGAAGAAAAGCCAAAGAAACTGCCTTGGATGCATCTCGGATTTCTAACCCTGGTAACGGCTGTTATTGCAGGCTGGTTGTTTCTGGATCCTTTGGTTGAAACGTCAGGTTTTTCCATTCCAAAAGACAACATTGCCATGATAAGCGGGCTTGGAGCTGCTTTTCTTGGTTTGGCAGCAGGCTGGTTTGCCACCGCTCCCATCTTTAAAACCCAGGTGTGGATGTTTTTCCGGGATAACTATCCCGTAGCAGGCGGCTACACCAATGTTATCGTGCAACCGTTTCAGATGCTGGCAACCGGCGCAAACCTGATCGAACAATTTCTGCTTCAATCTGTCTTTGAGATTGGCAAGGCGTTTTTAATGTTGGCGCGCTGGCTGGCCAATGTGCCGGACCGTGCGATGGCTTTTGTGATCGACCAAATCGGGACATTCAATCTGAACATCGGCCAATGGTCCCAAATAACGGACGATCGCGGCATTGTGGAGTGGATTGCCGGCTTGGTGGCATCCATCCAGCGACTGGGCCAATACGGGCGGAACATTCAATCGGGACTGGTTCACCGCGAACTAGCATGGTCGGTGTACGGTATGATCTTAGCTTTAATTATTTTATCACTAACCTATCTGTAAATCATGGATTTTTCATCATTACCATTGCTCTCAATCACTACATTCTTGCCGGTTATAGGGGCACTTGTCATTATGGTACTCCGCCCCAAACAAACCAAAACCGCCTATGGTATTGGGATAGCCTTCGCGTCACTCACCCTGTTGGCTGCTATTATGATCTGGATACAGGGTATAGGCAGCGGTTTGTCACAAGTTGAAGAACTCAGCTGGATACCATCCTTAGGCATAGCTTACCGGTTGGGAGTGGACGGCATTAGCTTTCCCCTGGTGCTGTTGACGGCATTTTTGTTCCTGACCTCGCTGATTTTTTCTGCAAAGATCAAGGATAGCGCCAATATCTTTATTCAACTGGTTCTGATGCTGGAGACCGCCTGTCTTGGGGTATTCCTTTCGCTTGACCTCTTTCTTTTTTACGTGTTTTTTGAAATCACTCTTGTTGGCATGTATTTTATCATAGCCAAATGGGGGCACGAACATCGCAAAAAGGCGGCTTTAACTTTCTTTATCTATACCCTGGTAGGCAGTTTGTTTCTGCTGCTGGCGTTTTTGGCGCTGTATCTTTTTTCCGATGCCAATACGTTTGACATACAACAGTTGATAACAAATCCCACCATAACCGGACTTGCAGCTACGCTTACGTTCTGGGGATTATTTATCGCTTTTGCTATTAAAACACCGCTTTTCCCATTCCATACATGGCTTCCTTTGGCTCACACGGAAGCACCTGCTGCCGGAAGTGCCATCCTGGCGGGGGTGTTGCTGAAACTGGGCACCTATGGTTTTATTCGCTTTCCATTGCAAATGACGCCTGATGCATTTCGTGAATTTGCACCTTACGTCATCGTTATTGCCGTCTTTACAGCGCTGTACGGGGCTTTCGTAGCCCTGGCCCAAACCGATATCAAGCGGATGGTGGCCTACACCAGTGTAAACCACATGGGGTATCTGATATTTGGTGTGGCCATAGCAGCCGTCACCACTACCACATCCGGCATGATTGCCCTGGACGGAGCGGTACTTCAAATGATAAGCCACGGTGTGGTTACAGGGGTGCTTTTCCTGCTGGTAGGAGCTCTTCAGGATCGCACTGGTACGCGGGAAATGAACGAAATGAGCGGGCTGCTAAAAGCCTACCCGATTTTAAGCGGACTTTTTATGCTCGCGGCCTTTGCTTCTCTGGGACTGCCCGGGCTGGCTCATTTCCCTGCCGAGTTTCAAATCTTTTTAGGCGGCTTTGATGTGTATCCAGTCGCCGTCGGGATCATCATTATCGGACTACCGGTTACTACAGCCTTGTACCTGCGGGCTATTCAAAAAGTATTTTTAGGTACCCTGCCGGAAGGATTTAGCGGACTTAAAGATTTGGGAAGCCGGGAGCTGTGGGCTATTGTTCCTTTGATATTAGCTACCATACTGATTGGAGTATATCCCGATTCCCTGCTCTCGATGATTCATGCTACAACTAATTTCTTCGGACTGTAATAACGATGGCCACTGATTTACTGAATATTTCACCACAGCTTATTGTTTTATCCACCACGGTTATCGTGTTATGCCTGGAAATGGCCCGATTACCCCGGGCTGCACTATGGGCTTTGGTGGTTGGCATGCTCACAGCCACCGGTGTTGCCGTAGATATGCTGGGGACAGACACAACAGCTTTTTCCACTACCTTCCGTGTTGACGCACTCAGCTTGTGGGCCGTCATCATTCTGGGGCCGGCAACCATCCTTTTTGCTTTGCTGGGCCGATCGGAGCTGAAAGATTCGGCCCGCGAAGGCACCATATACAGCCTGATGGGCTTTTCAGCCTTGGGAGCCATGATTTTGGCGGGCAGCGGAGATCTCATGTTCATTGTACTGGGCCTGCTTATTAGTACTCTTGCCGGTATGGCCATGGCAGCTCACCCAAGGAACGACCCTTCCAGCGAAGGAGCGATGAAGTACTTTATTTACGGATCAGTAGCCGGAGCCATCATGCTTTTCGGGCTAACCTTCTGGGCGGGCCTTGCCGGAACGACGCTGATTTCCGGGATTAACAATCCTGACTTATCCTCTTATGCCGTTATGTTCGGCTTTATTACCCTGGTAATTGGAATCGGCTATGCGGCTTCCCTGTTTCCCGTCCATTTCTGGACGCCCGACACTTTCGAGGGCGCACCCGTCTCCATAGCCGCCTACCTGTCGGTAGTTCCCAAGATAGGGGCCCTGTTTGCACTCGCGCAGGTGGTTCGTGATCTTCCGGTTTCCCTTGTTGACTGGCCGTTGATCCTGGCCGTGCTGGCCGCGCTGTCCATGACCTTTGGCAATGTGGTAGCGCTGTGGCAGGACAATGTGATCCGGCTGCTGGCCTACTCCACTATTGCACAGTCAGGGTATTATCTGTTGGGAGTAATCGGAGTGGGACAAAGTACGCTTGCGATCGATTCAATGGTGGTTTTTGGGGTAGCATACCTGCTTATGAACGCAGGCGCTTTTGCCATTACTTTGGGCGAAGGCACCCGGCTGGACGATTTTAAAGGCATGGGAAAACGCCGGCCCTGGCAGGCGGTGGGTATGACCATTTTCCTGCTCTCCCTGGTAGGGATGCCGCCCCTGGCCGGCTTTGCCGGCAAATTTCTACTGTTTGGGGCAGCCATAGAATCCGGATATAGCTGGCTGGCGGTTGTTGCCATCCTGAACAGCGCAATTTCTCTTGCAGTTTATATGCGGATTGTGGTACCCATGTTTTTTCAGGAAGCCGAAGATGGGCAAATCAGAACTTACGCTCCGGGAACATCCTTCGTATGGATAAGCACACTTGCCTTAACGATAGCTGCGGGAATTGGCGTGCAGTGGTTTCTGGGTTAAATAAATAAAGTATGCATACATTTTATCTTATTTTAGGTATCACCATACTCGTCGTAATTGCTTACGACTTTTTCTATACCACGCTTTCCTTCAACGGGGCAGGATACCTGTCCCTGTTGACGAGCCGGTTCCTATCTGCTCTTTTCCTTTTTTTGAACAGGTATATCCCCCGGCGAAACGCGTTGCGCTACTCCGGGGTAACGCATATCCTTTTTCTTCTTGGAATGTGGATCGGGCTTTTATGGATCGGATTTTTCCTGCTGCTCGTCAGCGATCCCCGCTCGGTAGTAGAAGCAGGCACAGGATCTGCCGCAAGCGTTCTTACCAAGCTGTATGTAAGCGGATATACCCTTTCCACCCTGGGAGTAGGTGACTATATACCGGGTTCCGAAGGGTGGCAGATTATAATGGCCGCCTTTTCATTTGCCGGCTTTATTTTCATAACTACCGCCATGACTTATCTGATGAGCCTGACCACGGCGGTGATCCACAAAAGAAATCTCAGCCTTTTTATAGCAAACATGGGAGATACACCTGAAGAAATTCTCATCAATCTGTATTCTTGTGAAGAAGAGCATTTCATAATGTTGCCAGATTTTTCAATCAAGCTCAGGGAGATGATCAATAAACATAACCAGAATCACTATGCCCACCCGGCTGTGCATTATTTCTACAGTACGGCAAGGGATGAATCACTATCCATCAATTTGGTAAATGTAGATGAAGCAATAACAATTTTGATTCATTATGTTGAACCAAACAGATGGCGGGAACAGGATATTGCACCGCTCAGAGACGCGATTACCAAATTTTTGGACACAGCACGCCGTCATTACCATCAAATGCCGGAAGAAATCGATAGGTTTCCGCTGGATATTGAATACCTAAAATCCAGGAATGTTCCATTAAAAGAGCATCAAGCCATGTCTTCAAATAGTTATGAAATGAATGAACGCAGAAGTTCATTGCATGGATTGTTACGTAGTAATGGTTGGAGCTGGAATGAAGTTTACCAAAAGCAATCGAACAAAAACAATTTTAAATAAGCACCTATTCCTCATGCGCATCATTACTTATTTCCTAAGCATTATCCTTTTGGCGGTTTTGCTTCCGGTCCACCTCCTTCAGGCCCAACAATCTGAAGAAATGCTATTGTTTGAAATTGACGGCAACCGATACAAAAAATGCAATTATAGTAAAGAGGGAGAGTTGGAGTCATACCAAAATCTAATAGTTGGCTCTATTCAAGAAAACACCAATACCTACCGCTTGCCTGTTGAACTTTATTCCTATAATGCTGACGGTGAACTTCAGGACAGTACCAAAACTCTTTATACCTGTCGGCCGGACGAACAACAAGTGCTTTTGAATGTTTTCCCGTTTACCGACTATGGCAAGGGCAGTGAAATTAAAGTCAATTTGTTAGATTCGAAAACATTCTACCCGATTTCTCCCGAGCCCGGCTGGGAGATGAAACCTATTGAATTTGCTTTGAATATCGACAAGGGTTTGGTTGGATTTTTGGGCGGAAAAAGCAAAATTACCATCTACGAACGGCGTGTGGTATCCAACGATACCCTGCAGACCGAGCAGTATCAAATTAACTCGGGAGTAGATATTGGTGTGTATGTAATGGGCATTAAGGTGAAAGGATTTGGGTACCGTGTTATTGAAATCATTGACAAGGACCGGGGAATTATCTGGCAAAAATTTACCAGTGAAGACGATGACAGCTATTTTGTGATCCGGTTGATTTGACCCGAATCGTCATTCCCCGTTTTCGGTAACTGGCAGTCCCAGGGTGATCCAGTCGTGCATGCCGCCGCGGTAATACCATATTTTTTCGGCGGGATACCCTGCCTCAAGCAGCATATTGATCGCCTTTTGCGACTGCGGGCACTGCGGCCCGTTGCAGAAGAAAACAGTCGGCTTTGACCGGTCCAGCTCATCCATACGGTCCACGATATCTGAAAGGGGAATGGCAGATGTTCCGGGGATACCCACTCCATGACGCGTACCGGGAGCCCGTACGTCAACCACCGGTAGTCCCTTTTCAAGATGCTCGATTATCTCACATTCACCGATGGTTTGTACTCCTTCGGCGGCCTGAATCGGTTGAATTTCTCCCCACGTAACATCTACTGTTACCAGTCCCTTAGTATCTGGAATATACCGGGGAATCATTTGCATTTTTTCTCTTTGTGTGATACGCTCCAGGAACTGTTCTCCTTTGTCCATTCTATTTTATCTATATTTTGGGAATTGATTTTTAAATATTTCTTCCACTACTTGCTGAGAATTCTATTGGGCTGAATGCTCCTTTATGTGTCATTACTCAAAGCTGTCTTTGGGAGGCAGATTTTTTTTACCCTGGTCGAATAGTTTCAGAGAAAAAAGCATTTTAAGTTCTTGCTTAGTGGGAAGAGATTGTTCGCCCTCGCCTCGAAATACAACTTCTCCTTCAACGATCATGTTTGGTGAAGAACGTATTTTGAAACGGGCAGCCAGTTCAGGATGTTCTTCAACATACTTTACTGTATAAGGTATATCCATTTTCTTCAATCTCATTTCTAATTGAGGGCGATGATTGCAGTCTTTGGTTGCTAAAAGAAGTACTTTCATTTTTAAAGCTTTTGTGTTTGATGTTCAAGTTCTGATTTAGAATTTCCTTCCGTTGTACAGGGCACGCCAATACCGAATTTTTTCAATATCTCTTCGGCAAGGCACCATTTGGTAAATGCCGACTGAAACAGGTTCAATCCCACAAACAGGGTAAACAGATACCAGTAGGGACTAACAAAGTAGCCCAGTATCAGGCTGATGGTTACAAAACTTCCTGCGACAGCTCGTATAATGCGTTCCATTTTTCTCATAATATTAAGTATTTGTTTAAATTTTTGGATTAGTTTTTCATTCTACGTCAAACGGATTTTTCTACGTTCAATTGGTATGCATGAAGCGGATTTGTCTGTTGTTCAGTGTTCAACCGGTTATAGTGATCCACTTCCGAAAGAATCGTATCGACTGATTCCTCATTCTGAAAGGCAAAAAACAGGTGAGAATATACCATGGTGTCTACATTGGCAAACCAGTTAGTAAGATCCGCTGTCTTTTTCCCGTTGTCGCAACGGCATCCTTGTATCTCTGTTTCGCTGTAAATAGGAATGCGTTGATTAACCAGAATTCGCCGTACTTCATCCGCATATTCTTCGATACTCAAAATAATTAGTAGTTTCATTGGTCTGAGGTTTAAGATTAATTTTAAACTATGTTTCCGTGTTGCTGTCTTTCAGCTGATGGGCTTTCTTTTCCACCATGTAATAAATTAGCGGAACCATCAGCAGTGTAAGGGCCGTTGAAGCTATTGCTCCGCCCATCAGAGAAATCGCCAATCCCTGGAAAATCGGATCGAACAGTATCACAAACGCTCCAATTACGACGGTACCGGCTGTCAACAGAATGGGCATGCTGCGCACAGCCCCGGCTTCAATAACCGCCTGTTTCATTGTTTCTCCTTCATTAAGCCGTATTTCGATAAAGTCAATTAACAGCACGGAGTTACGCACCATAATACCTGCCAGGGCAATCATACCGATCATCGAGGTTGCTGTAAAGAAAGCACCCAGCACCCAGTGCCCGATGAGAATACCTACCAGCGAGAGCGGAATGGCGATCATCATAATAATGGGTACTTTGAAATCCTGGAACCAGCCAATAATGAGCATGTAAATAATCACCAGTACAACGGCGAAAGCGATCCCGAGGTCACGAAATACCTCGTAGGTAATCTGCCATTCTCCGTCCCACTTCAGCGTATAATCCTCCTGCATGAAGGGCTGTCCGGCAAAAATCTGATCCAGGCTGTAACCGGCGGGCATATCAATGGCATCAATCTTTTCGCCGGTATCCAGGATGGCATAGACCGGGCTCTCGATAGCCCCGGCTACTTCGGCCGTTACATATAACACCCGGCGCTGGTTTTTGCGATAAATACTGGACTCCAACGTATCTTCGGTCACCGTTACTAAATCTGTTACCGGAATCATAGCGCCTGAAGCCGACTGCATATAAAGGCGGCTTAACTGCTCAATCCCGGAGCGCTCGTTTTCAGGCAGCTTTAAAACAATAGGGATATCATTGATCTCATCTTCGCTGTACAGGCGTGAAACAGGCTGGCCGCTCAGCGCCATCCTGACCGTCTGCACCACCTGCCGGGATGAAATGCCGGAAAGCATCGCTTTTTCGGTATCCACATCCATTTTATATTTGGTCTGGGGCGCTTCCTTCATCCAGTCCACATCAACGATGCCCTCCATTTCCCCGAAGATATTTTTCACTTTACGCCCCACCCTCTGGCGCTGTTCTTCATCCGGGCCATATATTTCGGTAACCAGCGTGGATAGTACAGGCGGGCCCGGCGGCACTTCCACCACTTTAATATTGGCGTTGTATTTGTCGCCCACCTTTTGCACAATGGGGCGGATGCGCTTGGCAATAGCGTGGCTTTGATCGCTGCGCTCTCCTTTATCCACCATGTTCACTTGTATATCCGCCACGTTCGCACCTTCACGAAGGCCATAGCTCCGGACTAACCCGTTAAAGTTTATAGGGGCGTTGGTACCGGCATAAATTTGATAATCAAGAATTTCCGGTATTTCTTTTAAACTTAGTCCCACTTCCCGTGCCACGGCATTGGTCCGCTCCAGGGTGGTTCCTTCCGGCATATCGATGATGAGCTGTACCTCGTTTTTATTGTCAAAAGGCAGCATTTTTACTTCCACCATACGAAATACGAAGAGCAGGATTGAGGCGAAAAGCAAAGCGGTTACGCCTCCGATAAACACCCAACGCTTGGTTACGCTTTCCAGCAGCGGTTTCATAATGCGCGAGTACCATTTATAGATACGGGTATCTTCAAGCCGGTACTCCTTGTCGGCACCGCTCTCGTCTTTTTCAGGCTTCACGTGGGGCAGCAGCATGTAAGCCAGCCAGGGAGTAATAATCAGTGCTACAATCAGAGAAAAGATCATAGCCAGCGATGCGCCAATGGGCATAGGGCTCATATACGGCCCCATCAAACCCGATACAAAAGCCATCGGCAGTACCGCCGAAATGACGGTGAAGGTAGCGAGGATGGTCGGGTTTCCTACCTCGTTAATCGCCGCAATCGCCGCCTGCTTTAACGGAAGTTTACGCATCTTAAAGTGTCTGTGCATATTTTCAGCTATAATAATGGAGTCGTCCACTACAATACCGGTTACAAATATCAGCGCAAATAGGGTGATTCGGTTCAGGGTATAGCCGAATATATAGTAGAGAAACAGGGTGAGTGCGAAGGTTACCGGTACTGATAAAAAGACCACCAGGCCTCCCCGCCATCCCATGGCCAGCGCTACAACTATGGTAACGGCAAGTATGGCGGCCAGCAGGTGTTCCAGCAGAGAAAGCACTTTCGAGGCAGCAGTCTCTCCATAGTTACGCGTAGTCGTTACAGTAATCTCAGCCGGAATAAGGCTGCCATCCAGCATATCCACTTTTTCCTGAACTTTTTCGGCAATAAACATGGCATCCGAACCCGGGCGCTTGGCTATTGAAAGCGTTACTGCGGGATAGGATTCTCCAATATTCATTCTGGATTTCTCCGCTTTGGCATTTCCCACCCCGTAGGAAACATATTCGGCTGGTTCTTCAGGCCCGTCGGTTACCTGGGCAATACTCTTCAGGTAAATCGGGTCGCCGCCCTGTACATCTACGACAAGGTTGCGCACTTCGTCGGCATTGCGAAAGAAACTGCCGGTTTCTACCAGATACTGCGTGTCATTTTTATTGAATGAACCCGAGGAAAGCTCCTGATTGGCCGCCTGTATCTGTGCCGCTACCTTCATTGGGTCGATACCATAGGAAGCCATTTTATTTTTGTCGAGGGAGACCTCAACCTGGCGTGTCCGCCCGCCGTGGATTTCGGCCTGGGCTACATTCTCGATTTGTTTGATCTCCAGCGCCAGCTCATCAGCCACCCGGCGGATCTCAAAATCGCTGTACGATTTGCTCCAGAGCGTCAGCGTCATAATGGGTACATCGTCAATGGAGCGTGTTTTGACCATCGGCGGGGTGGCTCCCTCCGGCATTTGGTCTATATTTTTCATCAGCTCGTTATACAAGCGTACCAAGCTGCGCTCCACATCTTCGCCTACATAGAAGCGGGCCGAGACCATGGCCTGGTCGGGCATGGAGGTAGAATAGACATATTCCACCCCTTCTATGTTGGAGAGCACTTTCTCAAGCGGTATAGAGATTCTTTTTTCTATTTCACTCGGAGAAGCCCCGGGGTAACCGATAAAGATATCAGCCATCGGTACATCAATTTGCGGCTCCTCCTCGCGGGGTGTTAAATAGGTTCCATAGAAGCCCAGCCCCAAAAAGAGCACCATTAACAGCGGTGTCAGCTTCGAGTTAATGAATGCATTTGCAATTTTTCCTGCTATTCCGGTTTTCATAATATCTGTTTCGTTCTGTGCGGTTACTGTATGTTTACTTTTTGTCCTTCACGAAGCGGGGCCTCAAAAGACGATACATATTGTTCGCCCGGCGCCAGGCCTGATAATATTACAACCTGTTGCCCGCTTGTATCCCCGAGACGAACCCAGCGCAGCAGTACTTCTGAATCATCAGTAAGTGTGTACAAGCCGGTAAGCTGCCCCCGTTCTATAAT
This genomic window contains:
- a CDS encoding proton-conducting transporter membrane subunit, yielding MAAILLTILAPLAASAWIIVTRKKIGYAALTGAAGSLAGSILLFMAALNGAVTQLQFTGLPGMPFRLEATEMAAVLALVVAVITTFILVYAIGYMKEEKGKLRFWSGITLFMGAMQLLVLAGDWILFVIAWEVMGFASYLLIGTWYWKKEAGDAANKAFIMNRVADLGLYVGVFVIILAGGSSQILAEPVQGVSVVGTLALLLAVMGKSAQVPFQSWLSAAMAGPTPVSALLHSATMVAAGIILLLKAFPLFPPDALFLIGLVGGITILLAGATAIFSEDIKRMLAASTSSQLGFMALAIGAGYPAAALAHLIAHAFMKSSLFLGAGIFQHEMHSTNYEKLKGSGKKLKLAFSGFAVSGLALAGIPPLIGFWSKDAILTAGLQADPASWYFSAVLIGAFFTAIYMGRAFGILWKGHSEPEEKPKKLPWMHLGFLTLVTAVIAGWLFLDPLVETSGFSIPKDNIAMISGLGAAFLGLAAGWFATAPIFKTQVWMFFRDNYPVAGGYTNVIVQPFQMLATGANLIEQFLLQSVFEIGKAFLMLARWLANVPDRAMAFVIDQIGTFNLNIGQWSQITDDRGIVEWIAGLVASIQRLGQYGRNIQSGLVHRELAWSVYGMILALIILSLTYL
- a CDS encoding NADH-quinone oxidoreductase subunit M, which translates into the protein MDFSSLPLLSITTFLPVIGALVIMVLRPKQTKTAYGIGIAFASLTLLAAIMIWIQGIGSGLSQVEELSWIPSLGIAYRLGVDGISFPLVLLTAFLFLTSLIFSAKIKDSANIFIQLVLMLETACLGVFLSLDLFLFYVFFEITLVGMYFIIAKWGHEHRKKAALTFFIYTLVGSLFLLLAFLALYLFSDANTFDIQQLITNPTITGLAATLTFWGLFIAFAIKTPLFPFHTWLPLAHTEAPAAGSAILAGVLLKLGTYGFIRFPLQMTPDAFREFAPYVIVIAVFTALYGAFVALAQTDIKRMVAYTSVNHMGYLIFGVAIAAVTTTTSGMIALDGAVLQMISHGVVTGVLFLLVGALQDRTGTREMNEMSGLLKAYPILSGLFMLAAFASLGLPGLAHFPAEFQIFLGGFDVYPVAVGIIIIGLPVTTALYLRAIQKVFLGTLPEGFSGLKDLGSRELWAIVPLILATILIGVYPDSLLSMIHATTNFFGL
- a CDS encoding NADH-quinone oxidoreductase subunit N, which gives rise to MATDLLNISPQLIVLSTTVIVLCLEMARLPRAALWALVVGMLTATGVAVDMLGTDTTAFSTTFRVDALSLWAVIILGPATILFALLGRSELKDSAREGTIYSLMGFSALGAMILAGSGDLMFIVLGLLISTLAGMAMAAHPRNDPSSEGAMKYFIYGSVAGAIMLFGLTFWAGLAGTTLISGINNPDLSSYAVMFGFITLVIGIGYAASLFPVHFWTPDTFEGAPVSIAAYLSVVPKIGALFALAQVVRDLPVSLVDWPLILAVLAALSMTFGNVVALWQDNVIRLLAYSTIAQSGYYLLGVIGVGQSTLAIDSMVVFGVAYLLMNAGAFAITLGEGTRLDDFKGMGKRRPWQAVGMTIFLLSLVGMPPLAGFAGKFLLFGAAIESGYSWLAVVAILNSAISLAVYMRIVVPMFFQEAEDGQIRTYAPGTSFVWISTLALTIAAGIGVQWFLG
- a CDS encoding rhodanese-like domain-containing protein, producing MDKGEQFLERITQREKMQMIPRYIPDTKGLVTVDVTWGEIQPIQAAEGVQTIGECEIIEHLEKGLPVVDVRAPGTRHGVGIPGTSAIPLSDIVDRMDELDRSKPTVFFCNGPQCPQSQKAINMLLEAGYPAEKIWYYRGGMHDWITLGLPVTENGE
- a CDS encoding thioredoxin family protein, with amino-acid sequence MKVLLLATKDCNHRPQLEMRLKKMDIPYTVKYVEEHPELAARFKIRSSPNMIVEGEVVFRGEGEQSLPTKQELKMLFSLKLFDQGKKNLPPKDSFE
- a CDS encoding DUF2892 domain-containing protein produces the protein MRKMERIIRAVAGSFVTISLILGYFVSPYWYLFTLFVGLNLFQSAFTKWCLAEEILKKFGIGVPCTTEGNSKSELEHQTQKL
- a CDS encoding efflux RND transporter permease subunit, which produces MKTGIAGKIANAFINSKLTPLLMVLFLGLGFYGTYLTPREEEPQIDVPMADIFIGYPGASPSEIEKRISIPLEKVLSNIEGVEYVYSTSMPDQAMVSARFYVGEDVERSLVRLYNELMKNIDQMPEGATPPMVKTRSIDDVPIMTLTLWSKSYSDFEIRRVADELALEIKQIENVAQAEIHGGRTRQVEVSLDKNKMASYGIDPMKVAAQIQAANQELSSGSFNKNDTQYLVETGSFFRNADEVRNLVVDVQGGDPIYLKSIAQVTDGPEEPAEYVSYGVGNAKAEKSRMNIGESYPAVTLSIAKRPGSDAMFIAEKVQEKVDMLDGSLIPAEITVTTTRNYGETAASKVLSLLEHLLAAILAVTIVVALAMGWRGGLVVFLSVPVTFALTLFLYYIFGYTLNRITLFALIFVTGIVVDDSIIIAENMHRHFKMRKLPLKQAAIAAINEVGNPTILATFTVISAVLPMAFVSGLMGPYMSPMPIGASLAMIFSLIVALIITPWLAYMLLPHVKPEKDESGADKEYRLEDTRIYKWYSRIMKPLLESVTKRWVFIGGVTALLFASILLFVFRMVEVKMLPFDNKNEVQLIIDMPEGTTLERTNAVAREVGLSLKEIPEILDYQIYAGTNAPINFNGLVRSYGLREGANVADIQVNMVDKGERSDQSHAIAKRIRPIVQKVGDKYNANIKVVEVPPGPPVLSTLVTEIYGPDEEQRQRVGRKVKNIFGEMEGIVDVDWMKEAPQTKYKMDVDTEKAMLSGISSRQVVQTVRMALSGQPVSRLYSEDEINDIPIVLKLPENERSGIEQLSRLYMQSASGAMIPVTDLVTVTEDTLESSIYRKNQRRVLYVTAEVAGAIESPVYAILDTGEKIDAIDMPAGYSLDQIFAGQPFMQEDYTLKWDGEWQITYEVFRDLGIAFAVVLVIIYMLIIGWFQDFKVPIIMMIAIPLSLVGILIGHWVLGAFFTATSMIGMIALAGIMVRNSVLLIDFIEIRLNEGETMKQAVIEAGAVRSMPILLTAGTVVIGAFVILFDPIFQGLAISLMGGAIASTALTLLMVPLIYYMVEKKAHQLKDSNTET